In Raphanus sativus cultivar WK10039 chromosome 5, ASM80110v3, whole genome shotgun sequence, the following proteins share a genomic window:
- the LOC108862601 gene encoding probable GTP diphosphokinase RSH3, chloroplastic: MVVATTIALLYASPPNTVCSTPHQITSHVSSCDLDLNPRSSPSTASPTIGGLSLLFSGASVKSSSASSHQAVGGDELASTRTDDRTLSGSFCYSPSKFISSPYLKRDHQSPVSVSVLHAPISSSSSPPMRTFGGVGVGGGSLRVGSSRSFNGFVRKAVGSCVDHDLDEQLPFTMDDGGFEEERQPYARDLLRRAQLKHKIFEDESVIKAFYEAEKAHRGQMRANGDPYLQHCVETAILLAEIGANSTVVIAGILHDTLDDSFMSYDYILRTFGSGVADLVEGVSKLSQLSKLARENNTACKTVEADRLHTMFLAMADARAVLIKLADRLHNMMTLYALPPAKKQRFAKETLEIFAPLANRLGISSWKVELENLCFKHLHPDQYHEMSALLEDSFDEAMITSAIEKMEQALKKEGIAYHVLSGRHKSLYSIYCKMLKKKLTVDEIHDIHGLRLIVDNEKDCYKALGVVHKLWSEVPGKLKDYITYPKFNGYKSLHTVVMGDGTIPLEVQIRTKEMHLQAEFGFAAHWRYKEGDCKHSSFVLQMVEWARWVVTWHCETMSKDRSSICSSEPLCSFPSHAEDCPFSYKPNGNQEGPVYVIVIENDKMTVQEFPASSTVSDLLSRAGPGSSRWSMYSMPAKEELRPRLNQTPVSDLKCKLKMGDVVELTPAIPDESLTEYREEIQRMYDRGLAFSRPQRTAAGTMVGWGS; the protein is encoded by the exons ATGGTGGTAGCAACGACCATAGCGCTGCTATACGCGAGTCCACCGAACACCGTATGCTCCACACCTCACCAGATCACCTCCCACGTCTCCTCCTGCGATCTCGATCTCAACCCCAGATCTTCGCCGTCCACCGCCTCTCCCACCATCGGAGGCCTCTCCCTGCTTTTCTCCGGCGCATCCGTCAAATCCTCCTCCGCATCTTCTCACCAAGCCGTAGGAGGAGACGAATTAGCCTCCACACGAACCGATGATCGAACCCTAAGCGGCTCCTTCTGTTACTCCCCGAGCAAATTCATCTCTTCACCGTACCTCAAACGAGACCACCAAAGCCCCGTCTCCGTGTCGGTGCTCCACGCTCCGATCTCATCGAGCAGCAGCCCTCCGATGAGAACCTTCGGCGGCGTCGGCGTTGGAGGAGGATCGCTCCGTGTTGGATCCAGCAGATCGTTCAACGGTTTCGTGAGGAAAGCTGTAGGCTCGTGTGTGGACCACGACTTGGACGAGCAGCTACCTTTCACCATGGACGATGGTGGCTTCGAAGAAGAAAGACAGCCGTACGCTAGAGATTTGCTTAGACGCGCTCAGCTCAAACACAAAATCTTCGAAGATGAGTCTGTTATCAAAGCCTTTTACGAAGCAGAGAAAGCTCATCGAGGACAG ATGAGAGCAAATGGTGATCCTTACCTGCAGCATTGCGTTGAGACTGCTATCTTGTTGGCTGAGATCGGAGCTAACTCCACCGTTGTTATAGCTGGGATTTTGCACGATACTCTAGACGATTCGTTTATGAGCTATGATTATATCCTCAGAACTTTTGGTTCTGGAGTTGCTGATCTTGTCGAAGGG GTGTCTAAGCTTAGCCAGCTAAGCAAACTTGCTCGGGAAAACAACACGGCGTGTAAAACCGTCGAGGCAGATCGTTTGCACACTATGTTCCTCGCGATGGCTGACGCGAGAGCTGTTCTCATCAAGTTAGCTGATCGGTTACACAACATGATGACGCTCTACGCTTTGCCTCCTGCTAAGAAGCAGAGGTTTGCTAAAGAGACGCTGGAGATATTCGCGCCTTTGGCTAATCGGCTGGGAATCTCTAGCTGGAAAGTGGAGCTTGAGAATCTGTGTTTCAAGCATCTTCATCCTGACCAGTACCATGAGATGTCAGCTCTGCTCGAGGACTCGTTTGATGAAGCTATGATTACGTCTGCGATTGAGAAAATGGAGCAGGCGCTTAAGAAAGAAGGCATTGCTTATCATGTTCTCTCTGGACGGCACAAGAGCTTGTATAGCATCTACTGCAAGATGTTGAA GAAGAAGCTAACGGTGGATGAAATTCATGACATTCATGGGTTACGCTTGATTGTTGACAATGAGAAAGATTGTTACAAGGCCTTAGGAGTAGTTCACAAACTATGGTCTGAAGTTCCTGGAAAGCTCAAGGATTACATAACTTATCCCAAGTTCAATGG GTACAAGTCTTTGCATACCGTAGTGATGGGCGATGGAACCATTCCACTTGAAGTTCAGATAAGGACAAAAGAGATGCATTTGCAAGCTGAGTTTGGGTTTGCAGCTCATTGGAGGTACAAGGAAGGTGATTGCAAACACTCGTCATTTGTGCTCCAGATGGTTGAATGGGCAAGATGGGTTGTGACCTGGCATTGCGAAACCATGAGCAAAGACAGATCTTCGATCTGCTCTTCTGAGCCCTTGTGCAGTTTCCCGTCTCACGCAGAAGACTGTCCCTTTTCTTATAAGCCTAATGGTAACCAAGAAGGACCCGTCTATGTCATTGTAATCGAAAACGACAAG ATGACAGTGCAAGAGTTTCCGGCGAGTTCCACGGTCTCGGACCTGTTAAGCAGAGCAGGACCAGGGAGCTCGAGATGGTCAATGTACAGCATGCCAGCAAAGGAAGAGCTAAGGCCAAGGCTAAACCAGACACCTGTAAGCGATCTGAAATGCAAGCTGAAGATGGGAGATGTGGTGGAGCTGACTCCAGCAATACCCGACGAGTCTCTGACTGAATACAGAGAGGAGATTCAGCGGATGTATGATCGAGGGCTTGCCTTTTCGCGCCCTCAACGTACAGCTGCTGGCACAATGGTTGGCTGGGGAAGCTAA
- the LOC108862602 gene encoding transcription initiation factor TFIID subunit 9 has product MAGEGEEDVPRDAKIVKSLLKSMGVEDYEPRVVHQFLEIWYRYVVDVLTDAQVYSEHATKSTIDSDDLKLAIHSKVHFTFPQPPPREVLLELAASRNKIPLPKLIAGLGVPLPPEQDTLLNPNYQLVIPKKSASTEPEETEDDDDDMTDPAPQTSQQQQPSDLPSQTPQRISFPLSRRPNS; this is encoded by the exons ATGGCGGGAGAAGGTGAGGAAGATGTGCCTAGAGACGCCAAGATTGTCAAGTCTCTGCTTAAGTCGATGGGTGTTGAGGACTACGAGCCTCGTGTTGTTCACCAGTTTCTTGAAATATGGTACCGTTACGTGGTCGATGTGTTGACTGATGCTCAGGTTTACTCCGAGCATGCTACCAAGTCCACCATTGACTCTGACGATCTGAAGCTAGCTATTCATTCCAAAGTTCATTTCACTTTCCCACAGCCACCTCCAAGAGAA GTACTGCTAGAGCTTGCTGCGAGCAGGAACAAGATACCTTTGCCTAAATTGATAGCAGGACTCGGTGTTCCACTCCCGCCTGAACAGGACACATTGCTTAACCCAAACTACCAGCTTGTTATTCCCAAGAAGTCCGCTTCGACTGAACCTGAAGAAACAGAGGATGACGATGATGACATGACAGATCCTGCACCACAAACTTCTCAGCAACAACAACCATCAGACCTTCCAAGCCAAACTCCTCAAAGGATCTCTTTCCCTCTCTCTAGACGACCCAACAGCTAA
- the LOC108860034 gene encoding nuclear transcription factor Y subunit A-5 isoform X2 has translation MMMPCSMKRSGLQLQDQDSSSTQSTGEESGGYMVSPHGKAIASYCKSTTTSSSMVSQDSVFPPPASGWSLQCPETSHLNGFLAPEYYASQPTVVAHVEMMGLVTSRVPLPHNYQENEPMFVNAKQYHAILRRRKHRAKLEAQNKLIKSRKPYLHESRHLHALKRARGSGGRFLNTKKKLQESSKSLCSSSITPRSDSDRDNMFQNPSYRFSGYPSTTHHVSALMSGT, from the exons ATGATGATGCCCTGCTCGATGAAACGTTCGGGTTTGCAGCTGCAAGATCAAGATTCATCTTCAACGCAATCTACTGGTGAAGAATCAGGAG GTTACATGGTAAGTCCACATGGAAAGGCTATTGCAAGTTATTGTAAGTCAACAACCACCTCCTCGTCCATGGTGTCTCAAGATTCTGTGTTTCCTCCTCCTGCTTCTGGTTGGTCTCTTCAGTGTCCTGAAACATCACATCTCAATGGTTTCTTGGCTCCTGAATATTATGCATCACAACCAACG GTGGTGGCGCATGTAGAGATGATGGGTTTGGTTACTTCAAGAGTGCCATTGCCTCATAACTATCAAGAGAATGAACCAATGTTCGTCAATGCAAAACAGTACCATGCCATTCTTCGTCGCAGGAAGCATCGTGCTAAGCTTGAAGCTCagaacaaactcatcaaaagcCGTAAA CCATACCTTCACGAGTCTCGCCATCTTCATGCGTTGAAGAGAGCAAGAGGCTCAGGTGGGCGTTTCCTCAACACAAAAAAGAAGCTTCAAGAATCATCAAAGTCGCTCTGTTCTAGTTCGATCACGCCGAGGTCTGATTCAGACCGTGACAACATGTTCCAAAACCCATCTTACAGGTTCTCAGGGTATCCATCAACAACACATCATGTTTCAGCTCTCATGTCAGGGACTTGA
- the LOC108860034 gene encoding nuclear transcription factor Y subunit A-5 isoform X1: MMMPCSMKRSGLQLQDQDSSSTQSTGEESGGGYMVSPHGKAIASYCKSTTTSSSMVSQDSVFPPPASGWSLQCPETSHLNGFLAPEYYASQPTVVAHVEMMGLVTSRVPLPHNYQENEPMFVNAKQYHAILRRRKHRAKLEAQNKLIKSRKPYLHESRHLHALKRARGSGGRFLNTKKKLQESSKSLCSSSITPRSDSDRDNMFQNPSYRFSGYPSTTHHVSALMSGT; encoded by the exons ATGATGATGCCCTGCTCGATGAAACGTTCGGGTTTGCAGCTGCAAGATCAAGATTCATCTTCAACGCAATCTACTGGTGAAGAATCAGGAGGTG GTTACATGGTAAGTCCACATGGAAAGGCTATTGCAAGTTATTGTAAGTCAACAACCACCTCCTCGTCCATGGTGTCTCAAGATTCTGTGTTTCCTCCTCCTGCTTCTGGTTGGTCTCTTCAGTGTCCTGAAACATCACATCTCAATGGTTTCTTGGCTCCTGAATATTATGCATCACAACCAACG GTGGTGGCGCATGTAGAGATGATGGGTTTGGTTACTTCAAGAGTGCCATTGCCTCATAACTATCAAGAGAATGAACCAATGTTCGTCAATGCAAAACAGTACCATGCCATTCTTCGTCGCAGGAAGCATCGTGCTAAGCTTGAAGCTCagaacaaactcatcaaaagcCGTAAA CCATACCTTCACGAGTCTCGCCATCTTCATGCGTTGAAGAGAGCAAGAGGCTCAGGTGGGCGTTTCCTCAACACAAAAAAGAAGCTTCAAGAATCATCAAAGTCGCTCTGTTCTAGTTCGATCACGCCGAGGTCTGATTCAGACCGTGACAACATGTTCCAAAACCCATCTTACAGGTTCTCAGGGTATCCATCAACAACACATCATGTTTCAGCTCTCATGTCAGGGACTTGA
- the LOC108859357 gene encoding polyadenylate-binding protein-interacting protein 3 isoform X2 produces MHRRVDKEAGMKNTENGGKAGTVDTPSRDPFLYLTTCQIGHGVEVHLKNGSVYSGIFHAADVENNFGIILKMACLIREGSLRGKKPRAPLVSKPPLKIFIIPADEVVQVIAKDLPVNNNNVSNSAQCEKPSELLTDSSISQSYHVDSERELKRWVPDEDVPDCPDLENVFDDPWKKGWNQFEVNETLFGVTSTFDEELYTTKLERGPLTRELLEQALRIAREIEGENTRDLHVAEERGLQLSGKFDIDEETKYSSVCPVNGFDDSGYEEEKEILLDCRNNMTFGDSNPNRNESQLAEQRNGKSLESSHYKKPSEESAGGLDEAATSDPACLQLRASDKRSSTDGKLARRVTDRGKFERSGSSISRNPDNSAASSSSSRPKLSPSSSIGSCSSEKSTLNSNAKEFKLNPNAKSFKPSPTATRPQSPVPDGSFFYPPVPQMPGIHIGYGMGAAFPGQQPMVYHNTRQPGPNQTFYPPNGPQYHPQQMMVVQQRPVLFMPPSPYQPEMPYKGRDSY; encoded by the exons ATGCATAGAAGAGTTGATAAAGAGGCAGGGATGAAAAATACAG aaaatggtgggaaagctgGAACTGTGGATACCCCTTCCCGCGATCCGTTCCTATACCTCACAACTTGTCAGATCGGACATGGTGTAGAAGTTCATCTGAAAAATGGGTCGGTTTACAGTGGCATATTTCACGCTGCTGACGTGGAGAACAATTTTG gaattattttgaaaatggcATGCTTGATAAGGGAAGGTAGTTTACGAGGGAAGAAACCCCGTGCTCCTCTTGTCAGCAAGCCACCTTTGAAGATATTCATTATCCCTGCTGACGAAGTTGTGCAAGTTATAGCTAAG GACCTTCCTGTGAACAACAATAACGTCTCAAATTCAGCTCAGTGCGAGAAACCGTCAGAGCTGTTGACGGACTCTTCTATCTCACAGTCTTATCATGTTGATTCGGAAAGAGAGCTGAAGCGTTGGGTACCTGATGAAGACGTTCCAGATTGTCCAGATCTGGAAAACGTGTTTGATGACCCTTGGAAGAA GGGCTGGAATCAGTTTGAGGTAAATGAGACATTGTTTGGAGTTACGAGCACTTTTGACGAGGAACTGTATACCACAAAACTAGAGAGAGGTCCTCTGACGAGGGAGCTATTGGAGCAAGCTTTGAGGATTGCAAGAGAGATCGAGGGTGAGAATACCCGAGATCTTCACGTAGCAGAG GAGAGAGGGCTTCAGCTTAGTGGAAAGTTTGATATTGACGAGGAAACTAAATACTCATCGGTCTGTCCAGTTAATGGATTTGATGACTCTGGTTatgaagaggaaaaagaaatATTGTTGGATTGCCGTAATAATATGACTTTTGGTGATTCTAATCCTAATAGGAATGAGAGTCAGCTTGCGGAGCAGAGAAACGGCAAAAGTCTAGAGTCTTCCCATTATAAAAAG CCGTCCGAGGAATCAGCCGGCGGTCTCGATG AGGCAGCAACCTCTGACCCGGCTTGTCTACAATTGCGAGCTTCTGATAAGCGAAGTTCCACTGATGGAAAACTTGCCCGTCGAGTGACTGACAGAGGGAAGTTCGAGAGATCTGGAAGCTCCATTTCTAGAAATCCAGATAACTCTGCAGCTTCCTCATCATCGAGTCGTCCGAAACTATCACCAAGCTCTTCAATAGGTTCTTGTTCTTCAGAAAAGTCCACACTCAACTCAAATGCCAAG GAATTTAAGCTAAACCCAAACGCAAAGAGTTTCAAACCATCTCCAACAGCTACACGGCCTCAATCTCCAGTTCCGGACGGATCATTCTTTTACCCTCCTGTTCCACAGATGCCTGGAATACACATTGGATACGGA ATGGGAGCAGCATTCCCTGGACAACAACCAATGGTGTATCATAATACAAGACAGCCTGGTCCAAACCAAACATTTTATCCTCCAAATGGTCCACAG TACCACCCACAACAGATGATGGTTGTTCAGCAGAGACCGGTTCTGTTCATGCCGCCGTCGCCATACCAACCG GAGATGCCATATAAAGGAAGAGACTCTTATTAG
- the LOC108859357 gene encoding polyadenylate-binding protein-interacting protein 3 isoform X1, with product MHRRVDKEAGMKNTENGGKAGTVDTPSRDPFLYLTTCQIGHGVEVHLKNGSVYSGIFHAADVENNFGIILKMACLIREGSLRGKKPRAPLVSKPPLKIFIIPADEVVQVIAKDLPVNNNNVSNSAQCEKPSELLTDSSISQSYHVDSERELKRWVPDEDVPDCPDLENVFDDPWKKGWNQFEVNETLFGVTSTFDEELYTTKLERGPLTRELLEQALRIAREIEGENTRDLHVAEERGLQLSGKFDIDEETKYSSVCPVNGFDDSGYEEEKEILLDCRNNMTFGDSNPNRNESQLAEQRNGKSLESSHYKKPSEESAGGLDDTNAEAATSDPACLQLRASDKRSSTDGKLARRVTDRGKFERSGSSISRNPDNSAASSSSSRPKLSPSSSIGSCSSEKSTLNSNAKEFKLNPNAKSFKPSPTATRPQSPVPDGSFFYPPVPQMPGIHIGYGMGAAFPGQQPMVYHNTRQPGPNQTFYPPNGPQYHPQQMMVVQQRPVLFMPPSPYQPEMPYKGRDSY from the exons ATGCATAGAAGAGTTGATAAAGAGGCAGGGATGAAAAATACAG aaaatggtgggaaagctgGAACTGTGGATACCCCTTCCCGCGATCCGTTCCTATACCTCACAACTTGTCAGATCGGACATGGTGTAGAAGTTCATCTGAAAAATGGGTCGGTTTACAGTGGCATATTTCACGCTGCTGACGTGGAGAACAATTTTG gaattattttgaaaatggcATGCTTGATAAGGGAAGGTAGTTTACGAGGGAAGAAACCCCGTGCTCCTCTTGTCAGCAAGCCACCTTTGAAGATATTCATTATCCCTGCTGACGAAGTTGTGCAAGTTATAGCTAAG GACCTTCCTGTGAACAACAATAACGTCTCAAATTCAGCTCAGTGCGAGAAACCGTCAGAGCTGTTGACGGACTCTTCTATCTCACAGTCTTATCATGTTGATTCGGAAAGAGAGCTGAAGCGTTGGGTACCTGATGAAGACGTTCCAGATTGTCCAGATCTGGAAAACGTGTTTGATGACCCTTGGAAGAA GGGCTGGAATCAGTTTGAGGTAAATGAGACATTGTTTGGAGTTACGAGCACTTTTGACGAGGAACTGTATACCACAAAACTAGAGAGAGGTCCTCTGACGAGGGAGCTATTGGAGCAAGCTTTGAGGATTGCAAGAGAGATCGAGGGTGAGAATACCCGAGATCTTCACGTAGCAGAG GAGAGAGGGCTTCAGCTTAGTGGAAAGTTTGATATTGACGAGGAAACTAAATACTCATCGGTCTGTCCAGTTAATGGATTTGATGACTCTGGTTatgaagaggaaaaagaaatATTGTTGGATTGCCGTAATAATATGACTTTTGGTGATTCTAATCCTAATAGGAATGAGAGTCAGCTTGCGGAGCAGAGAAACGGCAAAAGTCTAGAGTCTTCCCATTATAAAAAG CCGTCCGAGGAATCAGCCGGCGGTCTCGATG ATACTAATGCAGAGGCAGCAACCTCTGACCCGGCTTGTCTACAATTGCGAGCTTCTGATAAGCGAAGTTCCACTGATGGAAAACTTGCCCGTCGAGTGACTGACAGAGGGAAGTTCGAGAGATCTGGAAGCTCCATTTCTAGAAATCCAGATAACTCTGCAGCTTCCTCATCATCGAGTCGTCCGAAACTATCACCAAGCTCTTCAATAGGTTCTTGTTCTTCAGAAAAGTCCACACTCAACTCAAATGCCAAG GAATTTAAGCTAAACCCAAACGCAAAGAGTTTCAAACCATCTCCAACAGCTACACGGCCTCAATCTCCAGTTCCGGACGGATCATTCTTTTACCCTCCTGTTCCACAGATGCCTGGAATACACATTGGATACGGA ATGGGAGCAGCATTCCCTGGACAACAACCAATGGTGTATCATAATACAAGACAGCCTGGTCCAAACCAAACATTTTATCCTCCAAATGGTCCACAG TACCACCCACAACAGATGATGGTTGTTCAGCAGAGACCGGTTCTGTTCATGCCGCCGTCGCCATACCAACCG GAGATGCCATATAAAGGAAGAGACTCTTATTAG
- the LOC108859271 gene encoding 60S ribosomal protein L18a-like protein isoform X1: protein MNETGLEENKKGKYILIRDGEEEDTTELGGLFYKPLPCFGFGIGWFSFLLGFVFPFAWYFATFLYLSNYYRRDPRERSGLAASAIAALIFTVALVITVLVLVFSGR, encoded by the exons ATGAATGAGA CAGGTTTAGAGGAAAATAAGAAGGGCAAGTATATTCTGATCCGTGACGGTGAAGAGGAGGACACCACTGAGTTAGGAGGACTCTTCTATAAGCCTCTTCCTTGCTTCGGTTTTGGAATCGGATGGTTCTC GTTTCTTCTTGGATTCGTCTTCCCGTTTGCGTGGTACTTTGCCACATTTCTTTATCTCTCCAACTATTACCGTAGAGATCCTCGGGAAAGATCTGGTCTTGCTGCCTCTGCTATTGCT GCGTTGATATTCACTGTTGCACTTGTGATCACCGTTCTTGTACTTGTTTTCTCGGGTCGCTAG
- the LOC108859271 gene encoding 60S ribosomal protein L18a-like protein isoform X2 — MNESLEENKKGKYILIRDGEEEDTTELGGLFYKPLPCFGFGIGWFSFLLGFVFPFAWYFATFLYLSNYYRRDPRERSGLAASAIAALIFTVALVITVLVLVFSGR; from the exons ATGAATGAGA GTTTAGAGGAAAATAAGAAGGGCAAGTATATTCTGATCCGTGACGGTGAAGAGGAGGACACCACTGAGTTAGGAGGACTCTTCTATAAGCCTCTTCCTTGCTTCGGTTTTGGAATCGGATGGTTCTC GTTTCTTCTTGGATTCGTCTTCCCGTTTGCGTGGTACTTTGCCACATTTCTTTATCTCTCCAACTATTACCGTAGAGATCCTCGGGAAAGATCTGGTCTTGCTGCCTCTGCTATTGCT GCGTTGATATTCACTGTTGCACTTGTGATCACCGTTCTTGTACTTGTTTTCTCGGGTCGCTAG